In the Corynebacterium suedekumii genome, one interval contains:
- a CDS encoding ornithine cyclodeaminase family protein gives MTAPEWIDHDEITRRVSHDRARRLLGQALTDGFDPTGEPPRTAADAADGHLLFMPSTVGAATGVKLLSVSPDNPARGFPRIQGWYILMDSDTLTPTVLLDGTALTTIRTPAVSMLGVEYLCPEQVDQVLFIGSGPQTVAHAEALLALRRPARAVLSARNAERAAATAARITELGIPCEVVEAADLPSAARASQLIICATSTAEPVLESDWVADGTCIVAIGSHEPDRRELTGELMSRSLVVVEDVDTALREAGDVVRAIDEGHLDRASLRTLREVVLGEITAPVDRPTVVKTVGMGWQDLVIAAGAADPR, from the coding sequence ATGACCGCACCTGAATGGATCGACCATGACGAGATCACCCGCCGTGTCTCCCACGACCGGGCCCGCCGTCTCCTGGGGCAGGCCCTGACCGACGGGTTCGACCCGACCGGGGAGCCACCGCGCACCGCGGCCGACGCCGCCGACGGACACCTGCTGTTCATGCCGTCGACCGTGGGCGCTGCCACTGGCGTCAAACTTCTGTCCGTCTCCCCCGACAACCCGGCCCGCGGTTTTCCCCGGATCCAGGGCTGGTACATCCTCATGGACAGCGACACGCTCACCCCCACCGTGCTTCTCGACGGCACCGCGCTGACCACCATCCGTACCCCCGCCGTGTCCATGCTCGGTGTCGAGTACCTGTGCCCTGAACAGGTGGACCAGGTGCTGTTCATCGGCAGCGGGCCGCAGACCGTGGCTCATGCCGAGGCCCTGCTCGCGTTGCGACGCCCCGCCCGCGCCGTCCTCTCCGCCCGCAACGCCGAACGCGCCGCGGCCACCGCGGCGCGGATCACCGAGCTGGGGATTCCCTGCGAGGTGGTCGAGGCTGCGGACCTGCCGTCCGCGGCCCGCGCCTCGCAGCTGATCATCTGCGCGACCTCCACCGCCGAGCCGGTGCTGGAGTCGGACTGGGTCGCCGACGGCACCTGTATCGTCGCCATCGGCTCCCATGAGCCGGACCGGCGGGAACTCACCGGCGAGCTCATGTCCCGCTCCCTGGTGGTCGTCGAGGACGTCGACACGGCCCTGCGGGAGGCGGGCGATGTGGTCAGGGCGATCGACGAGGGGCACCTCGACCGGGCGTCCCTGCGGACGCTGCGGGAGGTCGTCCTGGGCGAGATCACTGCCCCGGTCGATCGGCCGACGGTGGTCAAGACTGTCGGCATGGGCTGGCAGGATCTGGTCATCGCCGCCGGGGCGGCGGATCCCCGCTAG
- a CDS encoding anaerobic C4-dicarboxylate transporter — translation MLLALQILIVLGAIVLGARLGSIAIGFAGGLGVLLLGVTGVPVTAEDIPFDVIGIIMCVIAAISAMQRAGGMDYLVHLAEKFLRRNPKQITLWAPVVTWLMTVFAGTGHTAFSTLPVIVEVAKEGRIRPSRPLSVAVIASQMAIVASPISAAVVFMASILEPLGVSYLTLLGIMIPATFLAIIPTSLLTNRLGKELEDDPVFQDRLAKGLVREPVAQSTWVPPKGARASVWIFLVAIIGVMLYATAISEQVGLITDPALPRNEAIMTIMLAAATVMVLITRIPADEIIKTQVFRSGMSASVCVLGVAWLGTTFINHYIEDIQVLAGDVLQTSPWLLAVVLFFAAALLYSQAATAKALIPAALAIGVSPLTAVAAFPAVSALFVLPTYPTLLAAVEMDDTGSTRIGKYVFDHPFLVPGVVNIVTSVVLAYLIGAVLI, via the coding sequence GTGTTACTGGCTCTTCAGATCCTCATCGTCCTCGGCGCCATCGTCCTGGGTGCCCGCCTCGGTTCCATCGCCATCGGCTTCGCCGGCGGCCTCGGCGTCCTCCTGCTCGGCGTGACCGGTGTGCCCGTGACCGCGGAGGACATCCCCTTCGACGTCATCGGCATCATCATGTGTGTCATCGCGGCCATCTCCGCGATGCAGCGCGCCGGCGGCATGGACTACCTCGTCCACCTTGCCGAGAAGTTCCTGCGCCGCAACCCGAAGCAGATCACCCTGTGGGCCCCGGTGGTCACCTGGCTGATGACTGTGTTCGCCGGCACCGGCCACACCGCCTTCTCCACCCTCCCGGTCATCGTCGAGGTGGCCAAGGAGGGGCGGATCCGCCCGTCCCGCCCGCTGTCGGTGGCGGTCATCGCCTCCCAGATGGCCATCGTGGCCTCGCCGATCTCCGCCGCGGTGGTCTTCATGGCGTCGATCCTCGAGCCGTTGGGCGTCAGCTACCTCACCCTGCTGGGCATCATGATTCCGGCGACCTTCCTCGCCATCATCCCCACTTCGCTGCTGACCAACCGGCTGGGCAAGGAACTCGAGGACGACCCGGTATTCCAGGACCGCCTGGCCAAGGGCCTGGTCCGCGAACCTGTCGCCCAGTCCACCTGGGTGCCGCCGAAGGGTGCGAGGGCATCCGTGTGGATCTTCCTCGTCGCCATCATCGGCGTCATGCTCTACGCCACCGCGATCTCCGAGCAGGTGGGCCTGATCACCGACCCGGCGCTGCCGCGCAACGAGGCGATCATGACCATCATGCTCGCCGCCGCCACCGTCATGGTGCTCATCACCCGGATCCCGGCGGACGAGATCATCAAGACCCAGGTCTTCCGGTCGGGCATGTCCGCCTCGGTGTGTGTCCTCGGTGTCGCGTGGCTGGGCACGACCTTCATCAACCACTACATCGAGGACATCCAGGTCCTCGCCGGCGACGTGCTCCAGACCAGCCCGTGGCTGCTGGCCGTGGTCCTCTTCTTCGCCGCCGCGCTGCTGTACTCGCAGGCGGCCACCGCCAAGGCCCTCATCCCCGCGGCCCTGGCCATCGGTGTCAGCCCGCTCACCGCGGTCGCCGCGTTCCCGGCCGTCTCCGCCCTCTTCGTGCTTCCGACCTATCCGACTCTGCTGGCTGCCGTAGAGATGGACGACACCGGTTCGACCCGCATCGGCAAGTACGTCTTCGACCACCCGTTCCTCGTCCCCGGTGTGGTCAACATCGTCACCTCGGTCGTGCTGGCCTACCTCATCGGTGCGGTCCTGATCTAG
- the aspA gene encoding aspartate ammonia-lyase: MAKTQNESSNTESTTESGTTSAEQQARTAPQEAKQNLDEGQAKKSRTGTAVARATRIEEDLLGQLEVPADAYYGVHTLRAMDNFQISRTTINQVPEFIRGMVQVKKAAAMANRRLHTLPSEKYEAIMWACDQILEEGRCMDQFPLDVFQGGAGTSLNMNTNEVVANLALEYLGKEKGEYDVINPNDDVNMSQSTNDAYPTGFRLGLYTAMSTLIEQMDDLQKAFLEKGREFQDILKMGRTQLQDAVPMTLGDEFVGFAHNLAEEQAVLRNAADRLLEVNLGATAIGTGVNTPSGYRHQVTASLAEITGLEVKSAMDLIEATSDTGAYVHAHSAVKRAAMKLSKICNDLRLLSSGPRAGLNEINLPPRQAGSSIMPGKVNPVIPEVVNQVCFKVFGNDLTVTMAAEAGQLQLNVMEPVIGESLFQSIRILGNAAVALREKCVVGITANEEVCRAYVENSIGIITYLNPFIGHHNGDLVAKEALQTGRGVKELILEKGLLDEDTLNRVLSAENLMHPQFRGKLYLDQ; encoded by the coding sequence ATGGCGAAGACTCAGAACGAGTCCAGCAACACCGAATCCACCACTGAATCCGGCACCACCTCCGCCGAGCAGCAGGCCCGGACCGCCCCGCAGGAGGCGAAGCAGAACCTCGACGAGGGGCAGGCGAAGAAGAGCCGGACCGGCACCGCCGTCGCCCGCGCCACCCGCATCGAGGAGGACCTGCTCGGCCAGCTCGAGGTCCCCGCGGACGCCTATTACGGCGTGCACACCCTGCGCGCGATGGACAACTTCCAGATCTCGCGTACCACGATCAACCAGGTGCCCGAGTTCATCCGGGGCATGGTGCAGGTGAAGAAGGCGGCGGCGATGGCCAACCGCCGACTCCACACCTTGCCCTCGGAGAAGTACGAGGCGATCATGTGGGCCTGCGACCAGATCCTCGAGGAGGGTCGGTGCATGGACCAGTTCCCGCTCGACGTGTTCCAGGGTGGTGCCGGCACCAGCCTCAACATGAACACCAACGAGGTCGTGGCGAACCTCGCCCTGGAGTACCTGGGCAAGGAGAAGGGTGAGTACGACGTCATCAACCCCAACGACGACGTCAACATGTCCCAGTCCACCAACGACGCGTACCCGACCGGCTTCCGCCTCGGCCTGTACACGGCGATGTCCACGCTCATCGAGCAGATGGATGACCTGCAGAAGGCCTTCCTGGAGAAGGGCAGGGAGTTCCAGGACATCCTCAAGATGGGGCGCACCCAGCTGCAGGACGCGGTGCCCATGACCCTGGGAGACGAGTTCGTCGGCTTCGCCCACAACCTCGCCGAGGAGCAGGCCGTGCTGCGCAACGCCGCCGACCGTCTCCTGGAGGTCAACCTCGGCGCCACCGCGATCGGCACGGGTGTGAACACCCCGTCGGGTTACCGTCACCAGGTGACCGCCTCGCTGGCCGAGATCACCGGCCTGGAAGTCAAGTCCGCGATGGACCTCATCGAGGCCACCAGCGACACCGGCGCCTACGTCCACGCCCATTCCGCGGTCAAGCGCGCGGCGATGAAGCTGTCGAAGATCTGCAACGACCTGCGACTGCTGTCCTCCGGACCGCGCGCCGGCCTCAACGAGATCAACCTGCCGCCACGTCAGGCCGGTTCCTCGATCATGCCGGGCAAGGTCAACCCGGTCATCCCCGAGGTGGTCAACCAGGTGTGCTTCAAGGTATTCGGTAATGACCTGACCGTCACCATGGCCGCGGAGGCCGGCCAGCTCCAGCTCAACGTCATGGAGCCGGTCATCGGCGAGTCGCTGTTCCAGTCGATCCGCATCCTCGGTAACGCGGCCGTCGCGCTGCGCGAGAAGTGCGTCGTGGGCATCACCGCCAACGAGGAGGTGTGCCGTGCCTACGTGGAGAACTCCATCGGCATCATCACCTACCTCAACCCCTTCATCGGCCACCACAACGGTGACCTGGTGGCCAAGGAGGCCCTGCAGACCGGCCGTGGCGTCAAGGAGCTCATCCTGGAGAAGGGTCTGCTCGATGAGGACACCCTCAACCGGGTGCTGTCGGCGGAGAACCTCATGCATCCGCAGTTCCGCGGGAAGCTCTACCTGGACCAGTAG